Genomic window (Pseudomonas sp. MM211):
ACCATCATCTCGATCATCAACTCGCTGAAGCTGTTCGATCAGTCCATCGAGGATGCCGCGGTGATCTGCGGCGCCACGCGCCTGCAGGCCATCGTCAAGGTGACCTTCCCGGCAATACGTCCGGGCCTGGTGGCCGGCGGCCTGTTCGCCTTCCTGGTTTCCTGGGACGAAGTGGTGCTCAGCGTGATGATGGCCAGCCCCGGCCTGCAGACGCTGCCGGTGAAGATGTGGACGACGCTGCGCCAGGATCTCACCCCCGTGATCGCCGTCGCCTCGACGCTGCTGATCGGTCTTTCCCTGCTGGTCATGGTCATCGCCGCCATCGTGCGCCGGCGCACCGACGTCAAAGCCTGAGTGCCGAGGAGAATTTCATGAGTGCTGTCATCCAAGAAAACCGGGCGCCACAGACGCTGGTCAGCCTGCGCAACCTGAACAAGCACTACGGCGACTTCACCGCTGTGGATAACATTTCCCTGGATATCCAGGAGGGTGAATTCCTAACCTTCCTCGGCTCCAGCGGCTCGGGCAAGAGCACCACGCTGTCGATGCTGGCCGGCTTCGAAAGCCCCAGCTCCGGGGAGATCCTGGTCGAGGGTAAATCCCTGGTCAACGTGCCGCCGCACAAGCGCGACATCGGCATGGTGTTCCAGCGCTATTCGCTGTTTCCGCACCTCGACGTACGCCAGAACATCGCCTTTCCCCTGGCGATCCGCAAACTGAGTGCCGCCGAACAGCAGCGTCAGGTCGAAGCCATGCTCAAGCTGGTGCAGCTCGGCGAGTTCGCGCACCGCCGTCCGGCGCAGCTTTCCGGCGGCCAGCAGCAACGCGTGGCAATTGCCCGCGCGCTGGTCTACGAACCGCGCATCCTGCTGATGGACGAACCCCTCGGCGCGCTGGACAAGAAGCTGCGTGAAGACCTACAGGACGAGTTGCGTCACCTGCACCGGCGCCTGGGCATCACCATCGTCTACGTGACCCACGATCAGGAAGAAGCGATGCGCCTGTCACAGCGTATCGCCATCTTCAGCCACGGCAAGATCGTCGGTCTGGGCAGCGGTTATGACCTTTACCAGAACCCGCCAAACGCCTTCGTCGCCTCCTTCCTCGGCAACTCCAACTTCCTGCGGACGAAGGTCAGTGGCCAGGCCGCCGTGCAGTTCGAGCAGCAGAGCCTGTCGATCACCCCGACCGCCAATCTGAAGAACGATCAGGACGTGCTGCTGATGCTGCGCCCGGAAAAAGCCCAGGTGCTGCCACAGCAAGTCGCGGCGCAGACGCCACTGCCAGCCGGCTGGAACGAGATCCCCGTGCAGGTCGCCGAAGTGGTGTTCCTTGGCGAGAGCCTGACCTGCCACGTGGTCACGCCCGGTGGCTGCCACCTGACCCTCAAGACCATGGGCAGCGGCCTGCAACCCTTGCAACCCGGCGCCCAGGCGCGCGTACGCTGGGCCGCAAGCGATGCCTGCCTGTACGACAGCTGGAACGAGAGCGACCTGAACAAGGCCGCTGGCGCCCACTGAGACATTCTGCAGAAACGGGGGTGAAGCCCCCGAAGAGGTAACTGTCATGATCGATCCAACCCTTTACAAGAACGTCCTCGGCACCTACCCGTCCGGCGTCACGATCATCACCACGCTGGATGAAGACGGGCAGATCGCCGGCCTCACCGCCAGCGCGTTCAGTTCGCTGTCTCTGGACCCCGCGCTGGTGCTGTTCTGCCCCAACTACAGCTCCGACTCCTACCCGGCGCTGATCCGCAGCAAGCGCTTCGCCATCCACCTGCTCTCCGCCGAGCAGAGCGCAGAGGCCTACGCGTTCGCCCGCAAGGGCAAGGATAAGGCCGCCGGTATCGAGTGGACTCTGAGCGCACTGGGCAACCCGCTGCTCAAAGGCGCCACGGCGATCATCGAATGCGAGTTGTGGCGCGAATACGAGGGTGGTGACCACGCCATTCTGGTTGGTGCGGTGAAAAACCTGATCGTGCCTGAAGAAGCTGTCGCCCCGATGGTCTATTGCCGCGGCAAGATGGGCGCCCTGCCCGCCCTGGCGTGAGCCGTCCCCCAACAGCTACCCGGTAACGCCCGATACGACGGTAACGTCTGCCGCCAGCGCCGGTGGTACTGCAGTTCCCAGCCCAACGCTCTACCGACCAGACGCGCAGCCACGCCACGCGCGTCTGGTCGGTTGGAGCGCATTTTGCTAAGCGCTATTACGGTATACCGCGTCCGTCCAGATGCGCGGGTACATCACCAGGCGTTTTCATCGTTCGGGAGGGATTTCCATGCGTACTTTGCTGGCCATGCTGCTGGGGCTTCAGCTGTTGTCGACCGCTCACGCCGAGCAGAGCATCACCTTCGTCAGTTGGGGTGGCACCACCCAGGCAGCGCAGACCCGTGCCTGGAGCGAACCCTTTACCCAACAGACCGGCATCCGTGTCGAGCAGGCAGGGCCCACCGACTACGCCGCCTTCAAGGCCATGGTGGAGAGTGGCCAGGTCACCTGGGACGTGGTCGATGTGGAGGCGGATTTCGCCCTGCGTGCCGGCCGTGAAGGGCTGCTCGAGCCATTGGACTTCAAGCAGATCGCCAAGCGCACCATCGACCCGCGTTTCGTCACCATCTACGGCGCCGGCTCGTTCTACTTTTCCTTCATCCTCGGCTACAACACCCAGGCGCTGCGCGAGGCGCCGCAGAATTGGGCGGCGCTGTTCGACACCCGCACTTTTCCGGGCAAACGCGCGCTCTACAAGTGGCCGAGCCCAGGTGTGCTGGAGATCGCCCTGCTCGCCGATGGGGTGAGTCCCGCGCAGCTGTATCCGCTGGATCTGGATCGCGCCTTCAGGAAGCTCGACAGCATCAAGGGTGATATCGCCTGGTGGGGCAGCGGTGACGAATCACAGCAGTTGCTCGCCTCCGGCACCGCCAGCCTGGGCATGTTCTGGAACGGCCGGGTCAATGCGCTGCACGATCAGGGGGCACCGGTGGGCATGAGCTGGCAGCAGAACCTGGTGGCCGGCGACTTTCTGGTGATACCCCGTGGCTCGCGCAATGTTGCGGCAGCGCGCACCTTCATCGCCCATGCCACCAGCCCGAAACCCCAGGCCGACTTTTCCTCGCTGACCGGTTATGCGCCGGTCAACCTCGGCGCCTCGACACTGGTGGATCCCAAGCTGGCGGAGAACCAGCCCGGCGCCCACAAAACCGGGCAGATCACGCTGGATTTCAAATACTGGAGCCTCAACGGCGAGCGCATCGCGCAACGCTGGAGCGCCTGGCAGGCAGCGGGTAACTGACGCTTTTCGATAACACCGGTCGCCTGACCCTCGCCAAAGTATTTTATATTATGGTATACCATGAACCATAAGCCTCGTGATCCTGCACGGCGGCCAGTCCCGACAGCGCCTCAAACGCACCGGGCTTTATAAAAAATCGAGGAAAGCGACATGAAATTTTCTTTGTTCGTCCACATGGAACGCTACGACCAGGAAGTCGGCCACCGTGAGCTCTTCGATCAGTTGACCGAGCTCACCCTGCTGGCCGAGGCCGGTGGTTTCAGCACCGTGTGGGTTGGCGAGCACCACGCCATGGAATACACCATTTCACCAAGCCCGATGCCAATCCTGGCCTACCTGGCGGCCCGCACCAGCACTATCCGTCTGGGTGCAGGCACCATTATCGCGCCGTTCTGGAACCCGATCCGCGTGGCAGGTGAATGCGCCCTGCTCGACGTGATCAGCAACGGTCGCATGGAAGTCGGTCTGGCCCGCGGTGCCTATCAGTACGAATTTGATCGCATGGCCGGCGGCATGCCCGCCAGTGATGGCGGCAAGTACCTGCGCGAGATGGTGCCGGTGGTCAAGGCACTGTGGAAAGGTGACTACGCCCACGACGGCGAAATCTGGAAATTCCCCACCAGCACCTCGTCGCCCAAGCCGCTGCAGCAACCGCTGCCGCCGATATGGATCGCCGCCCGCGACCCGGACTCGCACAACTTCGCAGTGGCTAACGGCTGCAACGTGATGGTCACACCGCTAATGAAAGGCGACGAGGAAGTGGTCGACCTGAACAACAAGTTCAACACCGCCCTGGCCAACAACCCGGACGTGCCACGCCCGCAATTGATGGTGCTGCGCCACACCCATGTGCATCTGGCAGACGACCCCGAGGGCTGGAAGATAGGCGCCGCTGCGATCTCGCGCTTCTACCGCACCTTCGATGCCTGGTTCGGCAACAAGATCACCCCGGTCGACGGCCTGCTGGAGCCGAGCCCCGAGGAGAAATTCAAAGAGCGCCCGGAGTTCGAGCTGGAGAACATCCGCAAGAACACCATGATCGGCACGCCCGAGGAAATCATCGCGCGCATTCGCCACTACCAGGAGCTGGGCGTCGACGAATTCAGCTTCTGGGCTGACAACAGCCTGCCCCACGCCGAGAAGAAAAAGTCCCTGGAGCTGTTCATCCAGCACGTGGTGCCAGCCTTCCGCTGAGCCCCGTAACCGCTGCCACGGCCATGCCGGGCAGCGGCCTCGCCCTTGCGGCGATACGTAAACCCTATCCAAATAAAGACAAGAAGTAGGTTTTCCCCATGGTGTTCCGCACAGCCCTGCTGCTCTACCCCTGCCCGTTCTCCCCTGTCTGCGGGCTCTCCCGCTACAGGCGCAGCTGACTCGCTCAGCCGCAACCACCCACGCATCCCCTCCGGTTCTGCCCCGTTCACGCGGAGCAGCGTGCCGTCGCCAATTTGCGCAGGAGAGCAGTCCATGTCCCAGCAAGAGCTCATCGAAAGCAACAGCGTTGGCCAGGTAGCCGATGCCGATCGTCACGGCCGCGTCCGTGATCTGTTCACCCTCTGGTTCAGCACCAATATCGCGCCGCTGCCCATCGTTACCGGCGCCATGGCCGTGCAGGTGTTCCATCTCAGCCTTGGTTGGGCGATCTGCGCCATTCTGGTCGGTCATCTACTCGGCGGAATCGTGCTCGGCCTGGCTTCGGCCCAAGGCCCGCAAATGGGCCTGCCGCAGATGCTGCAGAGCCGCGGCCAGTTCGGCCGTTACGGCGCCTTGCTGGTGGTGGTGATCGCCGCAGTCCTGTACATCGGTTTCTTCATCTCCAACTGCGTGCTGGCCGGCAAGTCGATCCACACCGTGGTACCGGATCTGCCGCTGCCTGCCGCCGTGCTGATCGGTGCCTGCGCCGCGACGCTGATCGGCATCCTGGGCTACAACTTCATCCACACACTCAACCGTATTGGTACCTGGGTGATGGGCATCGGCCTGCTCGCCGGTTTCATCGCGCTGTTCGCCAACGGCCTGCCGGCGGACTTCGCCAGCCGTGGCGGCTTCAACCTCGCCGGCTGGCTGGCGATGGCCTCGCTGGGCGCCATCTGGCAGATCTCCTTCGCGCCCTACACCTCGGACTACTCGCGCTACCTGCCGAAGAACGTGGGTATCTGGAAGCCCTTCATCGCCACCTATACCGGTGCCGTTTTCGGTACCTCGCTGTGCTTCGTGTTCGGCACCCTGGTGGCGCTGTCGGTGAGCGCGGACACCGACACCATGGACGCGGTCAAGCAGAGCACCGGTGCGTTCGGGCCGGTACTCATGGTGCTGTTCATCCTCAGCATCATCAGCCACAACGCCCTTAACCTGTACGGTGCGGTGTTGGCGCTGATCACCTCTGTACAGACCTTCGCCGCCGACTGGGCGCCCAGCCGTCAGGCCCGGGTGGCGCTCTCGGCGATTTTGCTGGTGGCCTGCTGCGTGGTTGCGGTCAGTGCGCCTGCGGACTTCATCTCACGCTTCATGCAGCTGATCCTGGCGATGATGATCGTGCTGGTGCCCTGGGCAGTGATCAATCTCGCCGACTTCTACCTGGTGCAGAAACAGCGCTACCACATCCCTTCACTGTTCGACGCCAACGGCGGCATCTACGGGCGCTTCAATCCCAATGCGGTGAGCGCCTATGCAGTGGGCATCCTGGTGCAACTGCCATTCGCGGTCACGCCGATCTACACCGGGCCGATGGCCAGCAAGCTGGATGGCGCCGACCTGTCCTGGCTGGTAGCGATCATCGTCACCCTGCCGCTGTACCTGCTGCTGTCGCGCCGTGACACGGTGTACCGGCGCAAGCAGATATCCACCCTGTCGCGGGCCTGACGCTTGCGGCTAAGCCAGGCTACTGGGCTGATCCGGGAAAAGAGATAGCTGATGAGAAAGCCCCCGCCCTTGTGCGGGGGCCTTTCGTTGAGGGTCAACGGTAATTCAGCCCGCCACCTCGAAGATCGCACCCTCTACGCCGAGCACCTCGCCACTGGCGGTATACACGCCAACGCCCGTCTCGCAGACCTCCTTGATTCGCCCATCGGCGCAGCAGATGCGGTAACGCAGCTGAAACGGCTCGTGCTTGAGCAACGCGCATTGCACGCAGTACCAGACGTAATCGGCGTACTCGGCGAGGATCAGTGAGCCGAAGCTGTGAGCGGGATCGCGGGTCAGGTATTCGGCCGAGTAGCCGGTCAGTTGCAGGCAGCCTTCGCTGACGTAATCCATGTACCAGGTGCGGGCATTGTCGCCGCGATAGATCAGCACCGGCAGATCGTTTATCAGCCCTGCGACACCCCCTGGCCCAACAGCGGCCTGGGTACCGGCCAAGGCTTTGCCGGTATGCCGGTGCACCCAGCTGGCCAGTTCCAGACGCGAATGCAGGTGAAATTTGCGCAGCAGGCTGCGCACGTAGATTTTCACCGTGCCGTCGCTGATGCCCAGCTCGCGGGCGATCTGCTTGTTGCTGTTGCCTGCAGCGATCAACTGCAGGGTCTGCTCCTCACGTTCGGTCAGCGCATTCGACGCTGCCACGGGAGCCGGGGCGAAACCGGCTGCACGCATGTTCTCCTCCCCGTCTTCTGCGGTGTTGGGCCACTACCGACAGCAACTTCCATGCCTCGACCAGGGTGACTACCCCTTTAGGCATACCTCCTCAGGTGGATTGAGCGTGCAAGCGTGTCAGGAAATTATCTTGCCTACAGAGAAACACCAGCCGTGCACCAACATATGACCTGATCGCTTCAATCCAGAGCAACAAGGATCGCCATGACCCGCACAGCCGAGCTGCATCCCTTCAGCGTGCCGCGATACCCCAGCGGCGACCCTGCCCAGCAGGTGACCTTTCAGCTACTGGTCACCCAGGACGCCGGTCAGCAACAACAGGCGCAATTGCTGGCCCGCGTCTACGCCAGCGAACTTCGCCACCTGGCGCTGCCGCAATACGCCGACGAAGCCGCGCTGGGCGAGGCACTGGGCACGCTGTTGAGCGAAGCCCGCATCGGGGTGCACCTCGAGCTGCACGGCGACGAAGCCTTCATCTGGTCGCTGCGCGGTGTGGCACGAGCAGCCGGCCTGCTGGCCGACGAGATCACCCTGCACTGCAGCGAAAGCGGCCGACGCATGCTGTTCTGCGTGCATTGCGCCAGCCTGCAGGTGGGCACATCCGCCGATCTGCAAGCCTGCAGCCACTGCGCAGTGCTGCTGGAAGTGCGCCGGCATTTCTCCGAGCGCCTGGGTGCCTACCTCGGCGTCTGCGCGGATGCCGACCAGCCCTATGCGCAGGCCCGACCATGACCGCCTTCGAGGTGCGGGTCGGTGAGACCCGGATGATCACCCCGGTGATCCGCGAGCTGTCGCTCCAGCCCTTGAGTGGCACGCTGCCGGCGTTCTCCGCTGGCAGCCACGTGCAGGTGCACCTGCCGAACGGCAAGCGCAACGCCTACTCGCTGCTCAGCGACCCGAGCGACACCAGCCACTACCGGATCGCCGTGCGCCAGCAGGCGCAATCACGCGGCGGCTCGCGCTACGTGCACGAACAGTTGCAGACAGGCGATCGGTTGCGGATCTCGCCGCCGGCCAACCTCTTTGCGTTACACAGCACGGCGCGCCTGCACGTGCTGATCGCCGCCGGTATCGGCATCACTCCGTTCCTTGCCTACAGCACCGAACTGCTGTGCCGAGGCGACGCTTTCGAGCTGCATTACGCCTACCGCGCAGGGGTCAACGATGCCTACGTCGAGACCCTGCGCGAGCGGCTGGGCGAGCGCCTGCATGTCTACGAAAGCAGCAACCGACGTCTCGACCTGGCGCAGTTGCTAAGCCATCGCCCACTCGGCACTCACGTCTATGCCTGTGGCCCGCAATCACTGCTCGATGCCCTGCGCGAACAAAGCCTGGCCCTCGGCTGGCCAGCGACGCGGGTGCACTGGGAGGCCTTCGCCACCCCGGAGCCGGGCGTGCCCTTCCTCGTGGAACTGGCGCGCAGTGGCCGTCAGGTGGCGGTCGGCGCCGAGCAAAGCCTGCTCGAAGCCCTGGAGTGCGCGGGTGTGGAGCTGCCCAACCTGTGTCGCGGCGGCGTCTGCGGCCAGTGCCAGACGCCCTATCTGAAAGGCGACGTGGAACACCGCGACCTGTTTCTCGCCGCCGCCGAGCGCGCAACCAGCCTGATGCCCTGCGTCTCGCGTGGCTGCGGCAGCCCGATCCTGCTGGATATCTGATACCGGAGACGTGCCATGCCCCTGATCTTCAAACCGGCAGAAACCTACCGGGACGACTTCAGCTTCCGAAACAGCCCGGCCGCTATCGCCCGGTTCCCGTTTCCGTTCCCGGAAGACGCCTACATGTACTCGGTGAACATCGAGCCAGCGGTATCGCGCGATCCGGGCTCGGTGTTCGAGCACTGCTTCGATGTGGACGAACATTACCTGTCGGAGATGGCCGAGCGCGCCCGCGTTCTGGAGCGTGACCCCGAGCGCTGCCTGGTGATGCCGCACATGGCCCAGGCCGCCTGGGATCTGCTGGAAATGCTGATGCAGCAGCTGGCCGTTGACTACCCGCAGCACTTCCAGCTTGAGCGCAACGG
Coding sequences:
- a CDS encoding ABC transporter ATP-binding protein; the protein is MSAVIQENRAPQTLVSLRNLNKHYGDFTAVDNISLDIQEGEFLTFLGSSGSGKSTTLSMLAGFESPSSGEILVEGKSLVNVPPHKRDIGMVFQRYSLFPHLDVRQNIAFPLAIRKLSAAEQQRQVEAMLKLVQLGEFAHRRPAQLSGGQQQRVAIARALVYEPRILLMDEPLGALDKKLREDLQDELRHLHRRLGITIVYVTHDQEEAMRLSQRIAIFSHGKIVGLGSGYDLYQNPPNAFVASFLGNSNFLRTKVSGQAAVQFEQQSLSITPTANLKNDQDVLLMLRPEKAQVLPQQVAAQTPLPAGWNEIPVQVAEVVFLGESLTCHVVTPGGCHLTLKTMGSGLQPLQPGAQARVRWAASDACLYDSWNESDLNKAAGAH
- a CDS encoding flavin reductase family protein, with product MIDPTLYKNVLGTYPSGVTIITTLDEDGQIAGLTASAFSSLSLDPALVLFCPNYSSDSYPALIRSKRFAIHLLSAEQSAEAYAFARKGKDKAAGIEWTLSALGNPLLKGATAIIECELWREYEGGDHAILVGAVKNLIVPEEAVAPMVYCRGKMGALPALA
- a CDS encoding ABC transporter substrate-binding protein encodes the protein MRTLLAMLLGLQLLSTAHAEQSITFVSWGGTTQAAQTRAWSEPFTQQTGIRVEQAGPTDYAAFKAMVESGQVTWDVVDVEADFALRAGREGLLEPLDFKQIAKRTIDPRFVTIYGAGSFYFSFILGYNTQALREAPQNWAALFDTRTFPGKRALYKWPSPGVLEIALLADGVSPAQLYPLDLDRAFRKLDSIKGDIAWWGSGDESQQLLASGTASLGMFWNGRVNALHDQGAPVGMSWQQNLVAGDFLVIPRGSRNVAAARTFIAHATSPKPQADFSSLTGYAPVNLGASTLVDPKLAENQPGAHKTGQITLDFKYWSLNGERIAQRWSAWQAAGN
- a CDS encoding LLM class flavin-dependent oxidoreductase yields the protein MKFSLFVHMERYDQEVGHRELFDQLTELTLLAEAGGFSTVWVGEHHAMEYTISPSPMPILAYLAARTSTIRLGAGTIIAPFWNPIRVAGECALLDVISNGRMEVGLARGAYQYEFDRMAGGMPASDGGKYLREMVPVVKALWKGDYAHDGEIWKFPTSTSSPKPLQQPLPPIWIAARDPDSHNFAVANGCNVMVTPLMKGDEEVVDLNNKFNTALANNPDVPRPQLMVLRHTHVHLADDPEGWKIGAAAISRFYRTFDAWFGNKITPVDGLLEPSPEEKFKERPEFELENIRKNTMIGTPEEIIARIRHYQELGVDEFSFWADNSLPHAEKKKSLELFIQHVVPAFR
- a CDS encoding purine-cytosine permease family protein, with product MSQQELIESNSVGQVADADRHGRVRDLFTLWFSTNIAPLPIVTGAMAVQVFHLSLGWAICAILVGHLLGGIVLGLASAQGPQMGLPQMLQSRGQFGRYGALLVVVIAAVLYIGFFISNCVLAGKSIHTVVPDLPLPAAVLIGACAATLIGILGYNFIHTLNRIGTWVMGIGLLAGFIALFANGLPADFASRGGFNLAGWLAMASLGAIWQISFAPYTSDYSRYLPKNVGIWKPFIATYTGAVFGTSLCFVFGTLVALSVSADTDTMDAVKQSTGAFGPVLMVLFILSIISHNALNLYGAVLALITSVQTFAADWAPSRQARVALSAILLVACCVVAVSAPADFISRFMQLILAMMIVLVPWAVINLADFYLVQKQRYHIPSLFDANGGIYGRFNPNAVSAYAVGILVQLPFAVTPIYTGPMASKLDGADLSWLVAIIVTLPLYLLLSRRDTVYRRKQISTLSRA
- a CDS encoding LuxR C-terminal-related transcriptional regulator, with protein sequence MRAAGFAPAPVAASNALTEREEQTLQLIAAGNSNKQIARELGISDGTVKIYVRSLLRKFHLHSRLELASWVHRHTGKALAGTQAAVGPGGVAGLINDLPVLIYRGDNARTWYMDYVSEGCLQLTGYSAEYLTRDPAHSFGSLILAEYADYVWYCVQCALLKHEPFQLRYRICCADGRIKEVCETGVGVYTASGEVLGVEGAIFEVAG
- a CDS encoding dimethylamine monooxygenase subunit DmmA family protein; translation: MTRTAELHPFSVPRYPSGDPAQQVTFQLLVTQDAGQQQQAQLLARVYASELRHLALPQYADEAALGEALGTLLSEARIGVHLELHGDEAFIWSLRGVARAAGLLADEITLHCSESGRRMLFCVHCASLQVGTSADLQACSHCAVLLEVRRHFSERLGAYLGVCADADQPYAQARP
- a CDS encoding PDR/VanB family oxidoreductase, yielding MTAFEVRVGETRMITPVIRELSLQPLSGTLPAFSAGSHVQVHLPNGKRNAYSLLSDPSDTSHYRIAVRQQAQSRGGSRYVHEQLQTGDRLRISPPANLFALHSTARLHVLIAAGIGITPFLAYSTELLCRGDAFELHYAYRAGVNDAYVETLRERLGERLHVYESSNRRLDLAQLLSHRPLGTHVYACGPQSLLDALREQSLALGWPATRVHWEAFATPEPGVPFLVELARSGRQVAVGAEQSLLEALECAGVELPNLCRGGVCGQCQTPYLKGDVEHRDLFLAAAERATSLMPCVSRGCGSPILLDI